A genomic segment from Malus domestica chromosome 05, GDT2T_hap1 encodes:
- the LOC103434744 gene encoding alpha-galactosidase yields the protein MDWKRRSSLFVLLFVISSIFNVIGALNLKNNTHQAEYGQFLLANGVARTPPMGWNSWNHFQCNINEATVKTTADALVSTGLAALGYKYVNIDDCWAERNRDSSGNLIAKSSTFPSGIKALADYVHARGLQLGIYSDAGHYTCSNTMPGSLGHEEQDARTFAEWGVDYLKYDNCYNDGSKPQIRYPIMSSALLKAGRPILYSICEWGQEDPAKWAGQYGNVWRTTGDIKDTWESITSIADQNNIWATYAGPGKWNDPDMLEVGNGGMSVQEYQSHFSIWAVMKAPLLIGCDIPSASKETLQILGNKEVIDVNQDPLGVQARKLRSKDDLEVWAGPLSNKRVVVVLWNRGRSLAPITVTWKEVGLSPNTPVTVRDLWAHSFVSRRMLTGLTANVAPHGCKMYVLTP from the exons ATGGATTGGAAACGCAGGAGCTCACTCTTTGTTCTGCTCTTTGTTATCTCCTCTATTTTCAATGTGATCGGTGCTCTGAACTTGAAGAATAATACCCACCAAGCAGAATACGGTCAGTTCCTCCTTGCCAATGGCGTTGCTCGTACACCTCCAATGGG TTGGAACAGTTGGAATCACTTCCAATGCAATATAAATGAAGCCACAGTGAAGACCACTG CGGATGCTCTTGTTTCGACTGGCTTGGCAGCACTTGGATACAAATATGTCAATATAG ATGATTGTTGGGCTGAAAGAAACAGAGACAGTAGTGGTAACCTAATAGCAAAATCGTCAACTTTTCCATCTGGAATCAAGGCCCTTGCTGATTATGTTCACGCAAGGGGTTTACAGCTAGGCATATACTCTGATGCTGG TCATTATACTTGCAGCAACACAATGCCAGGCTCACTTGGGCACGAAGAGCAAGACGCTAGAACCTTTGCTGAATGG GGTGTCGATTATTTGAAGTACGATAACTGCTACAATGATGGTTCTAAACCTCAAATCAGATATCCTATAATGAGTTCTGCATTGCTAAAGGCTGGAAGGCCAATCCTGTACTCCATATGCGAATG GGGACAAGAGGATCCTGCGAAATGGGCTGGTCAGTATGGCAATGTTTGGAGAACCACGGGAGACATTAAGGACACTTGGGAAAG TATCACGTCGATTGCAGATCAAAACAACATTTGGGCTACATATGCAGGTCCTGGCAAGTGGAACg ATCCTGACATGTTGGAAGTGGGAAATGGAGGGATGAGTGTACAGGAGTACCAATCTCATTTTAGCATTTGGGCAGTCATGAAA GCTCCTTTACTTATCGGATGTGACATCCCATCAGCAAGCAAGGAAACTCTTCAGATTCTCGGAAATAAAGAGGTTATTGATGTTAATCAGGATCCACTCGGAGTTCAAGCGAGGAAACTGCGATCCAAAGATGACCTAGAA GTGTGGGCAGGACCATTATCAAATAAAAGAGTGGTGGTAGTGTTGTGGAATAGAGGCCGGTCATTAGCTCCTATAACTGTGACATGGAAGGAAGTTGGACTCTCGCCAAATACACCTGTTACAGTCAGAGACTTATGGGCG caCTCATTTGTTTCAAGGCGCATGCTCACTGGGCTGACTGCAAATGTTGCTCCTCATGGTTGTAAGATGTATGTCCTGACTCCTTAA
- the NAC3 gene encoding NAC transcription factor 25-like (The RefSeq protein has 5 substitutions compared to this genomic sequence): MESTDSSSGSQHPQLPPGFRFHPTDEELVVHYLKKKAASIPLPVTIIAEVDLYKFDPWELPSKATFGEQEWYFFTPRDRKYPNGARPNRAATSGYWKATGTDKPILTSIGNHNVGVKKALVFYGGKPPKGIKTNWIMHEYRLINNTTTANMSFSTTKPSDAANKKASLRLDDWVLCRVYKKNNAQRPTMSMEGDHFLHKAEDSNSSMEEGMFLHPSIWPTQKPSPFPPPPSSKLPTTNYTALLESDYHESFFEGILSSSDHQQGSHSHHHDHDHDQFGAISTSSSKTSIPLKRQLSSPFWNDVGSIGSAAATTTSSSKRFHADLNSENNSFVSILNQMPQGTAPLYHNPALLGPLGDGVLRPQFQLPSMNWNS; the protein is encoded by the exons ATGGAGAGCACAGATTCATCATCGGGTTCACAGCACCCGCAGCTCCCACCGGGGTTCCGCTTCCACCCGACAGACGAAGAACTGGTGGTCCATTACCTCAAGAAAAAGGCCGCCTCCATCCCGCTTCCAGTCACCATCATCGCGGAAGTAGACTTGTACAAGTTTGATCCATGGGAACTACCAA GTAAGGCAACGTTTGGGGAGCAAGAGTGGTATTTTTTCACTCCAAGGGACCGGAAGTACCCGAATGGGGCACGGCCAAACAGGGCAGCAACTTCAGGATATTGGAAGGCAACTGGGACCGATAAGCCTATTCTAACATCAATCGGAAACCACAACGTCGGTGTGAAAAAAGCTCTTGTTTTCTATGGAGGGAAGCCCCCAAAAGGGATTAAAACCAATTGGATTATGCATGAGTATCGCCTTATCAACAACACCACAACCGCCAAAATGAGTTTTAGTACCACTAAGCCTTCTGATGCAGCTAACAAGAAAGCCTCCCTAAGG CTTGATGATTGGGTTTTGTGCCGGGTTTATAAGAAAAACAATGCACAAAGGCCTACGATGTCTATGGAGGGTGATCATTTTCTTCACAAGGCTGAGGACTCTAATAGTTCTATGGAAGAGGGTATGTTTCTACACCCATCAATATGGCCAACTCAAAAACCATCGCCGTTCCCGCCACCACCATCATCAAAGCTGCCAACTACAAATTACACGGCGTTGCTTGAAAGCGATTATCACGAGAGCTTTTTCGAGGGCATACTATCGTCAAGCGATCATCAGCAAGGCTTTCATTCTCATCATCATGACCATGATCATGATCAGTTTGGCGCCATATCAACTTCAGGCTCAAAAACCAGCATACCCTTGAAACGTCAACTTTCATCGCCATTTTGGAACGACGTGGGATCGATAGGGTCTGCTGCTGCTACTACTACTTCATCGAGCAAAAGGTTTCATGCTGATCTCAACAGTGAAAACAACTCATTTGTTTCTATACTGAATCAGATGCCAGAGGGTACCGCGCCGTTGTACCCTAATCCTGCACTTCTTGGACCACTAGGAGATGGGGTTTTGCGCCCACAGTTTCAACTCCCAAGCATGAACTGGAATTCATAg
- the LOC103435059 gene encoding LOW QUALITY PROTEIN: caffeoylshikimate esterase (The sequence of the model RefSeq protein was modified relative to this genomic sequence to represent the inferred CDS: inserted 6 bases in 3 codons; deleted 2 bases in 2 codons) yields the protein MEKSYPSLSSLSRRLLLKQSRGAKALPTTEEQEILTTTTTPTRLPNYWGTTPEQDYYNLQGIKSSKSFYTSPRGLKLLTRQWLPLRRPXVFMVHGYGNDISWTFQATPIFLAQTGFACIALDLXGLGGSDGLRAFVPDVGLVVNDCVSFFNLVKQQDPQFHGLRCFLYGQSMGGAVCLLMHFAAPXRRQKKWAIVPTADLIWKSVKVEEKKIVAEVNPARYRGKPRLAAVVELLRVTQYVSEGLLDVSLPFIVLHGSADVGTGPEVSRALYAAAKSEDKTLKIYEGMMHSLLFGEIDENVEVVRGDILGWLNHRCGGGGKRDE from the exons ATGGAAAAGTCATATCCTTCTCTCTCATCACTCAGTCGTCGGCTTCTCTTGAAGCAGAGCAGAGGAGCAAAAGCACTTCCAACGACGGAGGAACAAGAAAtcctcaccaccaccaccaccccaaCCCGACTCCCCAACTACTGGGGcaccacaccagagcaagactACTACAATCTCCAGGGCATCAAATCCTCCAAATCCTTCTACACCTCCCCCAGAGGCCTCAAGCTCCTCACCCGCCAATGGCTCCCCCTCCGTCGTCC CGTCTTTATGGTCCACGGCTACGGCAACGACATCAGCTGGACCTTCCAAGCCACCCCGATTTTCCTCGCCCAAACCGGCTTCGCCTGCATCGCTCTCGACCT GGGGCTAGGCGGCTCCGACGGCCTCCGCGCCTTTGTCCCCGACGTTGGCCTTGTGGTCAACGACTGCGTATCATTCTTCAATTTGGTCAAACAGCAGGACCCCCAATTTCATGGACTCCGCTGTTTTTTATACGGCCAGTCCATGGGC GGGGCGGTTTGCCTCCTCATGCACTTCGCCGCCCC GCGGCGTCAGAAGAAATGGGCGATAGTCCCCACCGCCGACCTGATTTGGAAGTCAGTGAAGGTGGAG GAGAAGAAGATCGTGGCGGAGGTGAATCCGGCGAGGTACCGGGGAAAGCCGAGGCTGGCGGCGGTGGTGGAACTGCTGAGAGTGACGCAGTACGTGAGCGAGGGATTGTTGGACGTGAGCCTTCCGTTTATTGTGTTGCACGGCAGCGCTGATGTGGGGACGGGCCCGGAGGTGAGCAGGGCGTTGTATGCGGCGGCGAAGAGCGAGGATAAGACGTTGAAGATTTATGAGGGGATGATGCATTCCTTACTCTTTGGGGAGATTGATGAGAATGTGGAGGTTGTGAGGGGAGATATTTTGGGTTGGTTGAATCACCGGTGCGGCGGCGGCGGCAAAAGAGATGAATGA
- the LOC103434742 gene encoding serine carboxypeptidase-like 31, translating to MNIVSKATAFFVLALVALLFVEPVSGRTKRASTEKLNNNSLGTQDLVTNLPGQPAADFKHYAGYVTVNETNGRALFYWFYEAASNPDGKPLVLWLNGGPGCSSVGYGATQEIGPFIVDTDGSGIKSNNYSWNKEANMLFLESPVGVGFSYSNTTRDYDNLGDEFTANDAYNFLHKWYLKFPTYRTRTFYISGESYAGKYVPELAELIYDKNNNPSLHIDIKGILLGNPETSDADDWRGLVDYAWSHAVISDETHKIIRESCDFDRNDTWSNKDCTLAVDEVLKQYKEIDIYSLYTSVCIGDTASSTDGSMQVMMKRTSTMMPRIMGGYDPCLDGYSKTFYNRPDVQKALHVSDGVRLKNWTICNKKIFEDWAYSKPSVLPIYKKLIAAGLRIWVYSGDTDGRVPVLSTRYSLSALGLPITKAWRPWYHEKQVSGWFQEYEGLTFATFRGAGHAVPCFKPSNSLALFTSFLLGDPLPTARV from the exons ATGAATATTGTATCAAAAGCGACGGCTTTCTTTGTTTTGGCTCTCGTTGCACTGCTGTTTGTGGAGCCTGTTTCGGGTAGAACAAAAAGGGCTAGTACTGAGAAACTGAACAACAACTCACTGGGGACTCAGGACCTTGTGACCAACTTGCCCGGCCAGCCTGCTGCAGACTTCAAGCACTACGCTGGCTATGTGACCGTGAACGAAACAAATGGGAGGGCTCTTTTTTACTGGTTTTATGAGGCTGCCTCCAACCCAGATGGAAAGCCTCTTGTGTTGTGGCTTAATGGAG GTCCTGGGTGCTCTTCTGTGGGATATGGAGCAACCCAAGAGATTGGTCCATTCATAGTGGACACTGATGGAAGTGGAATTAAATCTAATAACTACTCATGGAATAAAG AGGCCAATATGTTATTCTTGGAATCTCCAGTTGGGGTTGGCTTTTCATATTCTAATACAACTAGGGACTATGATAATCTcggagatgagtttacag CGAATGATGCGTATAACTTCTTGCATAAGTGGTATCTCAAGTTCCCAACATACAGAACAAGGACCTTCTACATTTCTGGGGAGAGTTATGCAG GAAAGTACGTTCCAGAGCTCGCCGAGCTCATATATGACAAGAACAATAATCCTTCCCTTCATATTGATATCAAGGGTATCCTG CTGGGTAATCCTGAAACATCTGATGCTGATGACTGGAGAGGTCTGGTAGATTATGCTTGGAGTCATGCTGTGATATCAGACGAAACTCACAAAATAATACGCGAAAGCTGTGATTTCGACAGAAATGATACTTGGAGTAACAAGGATTGTACTCTAGCTGTGGATGAAGTGCTAAAACAGTACAAGGAGATAGATATTTACAGCCTTTACACCTCGGTCTGCATTGGTGATACGGCAAGCTCAACTGATGGTTCGATGCAGGTCATGATGAAACGCACATCTACGATG ATGCCAAGGATTATGGGTGGCTATGATCCATGTCTCGATGGATATTCAAAAACCTTTTATAACAGACCAGATGTGCAAAAGGCCCTCCACGTTAGTGATGGTGTCCGGCTCAAGAACTGGACCATCTGCAA CAAAAAAATATTTGAGGACTGGGCATATTCGAAGCCTTCTGTTCTTCCTATATACAAGAAACTCATTGCAGCAGGACTTAGAATATGGGTGTACAG CGGAGACACAGACGGAAGAGTTCCAGTGCTTTCCACAAGATACAGCTTAAGTGCTCTGGGATTGCCTATTACTAAGGCATGGAGGCCTTGGTACCACGAGAAGCAg GTTAGTGGATGGTTTCAAGAATATGAAGGTCTTACATTTGCAACATTTAGAGGAGCTGGGCATGCAGTTCCCTGCTTCAAACCAAGCAACTCACTGGCATTGTTCACGTCTTTTCTCCTCGGCGATCCTCTCCCAACCGCTCGAGTATAA